Proteins from a genomic interval of Candidatus Gorgyraea atricola:
- the lptC gene encoding LPS export ABC transporter periplasmic protein LptC — protein MSAGKLKKIVIGSALVLVAGFSFAQDADQEVDGFSLVQYEDGGTKQWKLSGKSAEVKDNEIKIDEVSALSYGKEAALKLKAKQGTFDREKNLVTLQDDVVAKSTDGTTITCDGPLEINYNKNRAAFLNNVKVKDSKGDIFADRIDVYFNDDTRRVRCVVARGNVRIVSGENITYSEKAIYLVNQGRVILPKRSKLVIKSEIPR, from the coding sequence ATGAGCGCTGGAAAACTAAAGAAAATAGTCATAGGTAGTGCGCTAGTTCTTGTTGCTGGCTTTTCTTTTGCGCAGGATGCTGACCAGGAAGTGGATGGGTTTTCGCTTGTGCAGTATGAGGATGGCGGAACGAAGCAGTGGAAGCTGAGCGGTAAATCAGCTGAGGTCAAGGACAATGAGATCAAGATAGATGAGGTCTCAGCCTTAAGCTATGGAAAAGAGGCAGCGCTTAAGTTAAAGGCAAAACAGGGAACATTTGATAGAGAAAAGAATCTAGTGACTCTGCAGGATGATGTCGTGGCCAAGAGTACAGATGGCACTACAATAACCTGTGACGGCCCACTGGAGATCAATTACAATAAGAACCGAGCTGCGTTTTTAAACAATGTAAAGGTAAAGGATTCTAAGGGTGATATTTTTGCGGATCGCATAGATGTGTATTTCAATGATGATACGCGCCGCGTGAGATGCGTAGTGGCAAGAGGTAACGTGCGGATAGTAAGCGGCGAGAACATTACTTATAGCGAGAAGGCAATATACTTAGTCAATCAGGGCCGCGTGATATTACCCAAGCGGTCAAAGCTGGTGATAAAAAGTGAAATCCCAAGATAG
- the lptB gene encoding LPS export ABC transporter ATP-binding protein, with the protein MKSQDSSEHILEIKNLTKSYDGKRVVNGVNIKIKRGEVVGLLGPNGAGKTTTFYMVVGMLKPDLGAIIFDGKNITKLAMFKRARSGIGYLSQEPSIFRKLSVEENIMAILETLDLPRTVRKKRLKDLLEELHITNLAKKKAYMLSGGERRRLEITRALVTNPLFILLDEPFSGIDPIAVADAQEIISELRAKGLGILLTDHNVRETLEITDRSYIMADGRILISGNAEKLINDPKAREIYLGEKFRM; encoded by the coding sequence GTGAAATCCCAAGATAGTAGCGAACATATACTGGAAATAAAAAACCTCACCAAGTCCTACGACGGCAAGCGTGTAGTGAACGGCGTGAATATAAAGATAAAAAGAGGTGAGGTCGTGGGGCTATTGGGCCCTAACGGCGCGGGAAAGACTACTACATTTTACATGGTGGTGGGCATGCTAAAGCCGGATCTAGGCGCGATAATATTTGATGGGAAAAATATCACGAAGCTGGCAATGTTTAAGCGCGCCAGAAGCGGCATTGGATATCTTTCGCAGGAGCCATCCATATTTAGAAAACTTAGCGTTGAAGAGAATATAATGGCAATACTGGAGACGCTGGATCTTCCGAGGACAGTTCGAAAAAAAAGACTCAAAGATCTTCTTGAGGAATTACATATTACTAACCTTGCAAAGAAAAAGGCGTATATGCTTTCAGGCGGTGAGAGACGCAGGCTCGAGATAACAAGGGCCTTGGTTACAAATCCATTGTTTATATTGCTGGATGAGCCGTTTAGCGGCATAGATCCGATCGCAGTGGCTGACGCGCAGGAGATCATCTCCGAACTAAGGGCAAAAGGGCTTGGCATTTTGCTGACAGATCACAATGTGCGAGAAACACTTGAAATAACAGACCGTTCGTATATAATGGCAGATGGACGTATTCTCATATCAGGGAATGCGGAAAAGTTAATCAACGACCCTAAAGCACGAGAAATATATTTGGGCGAAAAATTCAGGATGTGA
- a CDS encoding trigger factor, which produces MKSNIKKLKNCKKIVEVKLSVEKVKDELEKVYKGIGKVASVPGYRVGKAPRDLLEQHYAKTAKEEALKNLIPETYRKILEEHKLDPIGYPEVSDVKMDLKEGLSYTASIETRPDFSLRSYKGLRLKKKSVEVKEEDVQKNLESLREANAQQVPKKDGEEKEKVVPKLDDEFAKDMGCENLEKLKDAVRQSLKQRLEQDSAADLEVQIINQLVEAVNFEVPESLVNGEKERLVKDANSRIAYMQAIQNKQNPDKKFTLSDKDKKELEENAGKQALRQVKAFFILDKIAQAEKIQLKQEDIDKRIEEMAVQYKKSKEEVRSHLEKNHMLDEMAVNMRNAKVMESLLKEAKVS; this is translated from the coding sequence ATGAAATCTAATATTAAAAAACTCAAGAATTGCAAAAAGATAGTCGAGGTGAAACTCTCGGTTGAGAAGGTAAAAGACGAGCTCGAAAAAGTCTATAAGGGTATAGGTAAGGTCGCCAGTGTTCCTGGGTATAGAGTAGGAAAGGCGCCGCGGGATTTATTGGAACAGCATTATGCCAAGACCGCAAAAGAAGAGGCCCTGAAGAATCTTATCCCAGAGACCTATAGAAAGATTTTAGAAGAGCATAAGCTGGATCCCATAGGTTATCCTGAGGTAAGTGACGTAAAGATGGATTTAAAAGAAGGACTTTCTTATACAGCAAGTATTGAGACAAGGCCTGATTTTTCCTTGAGAAGCTATAAGGGCCTGAGATTGAAAAAGAAAAGCGTAGAGGTAAAAGAAGAAGACGTGCAGAAAAATCTAGAATCCTTGAGAGAGGCAAATGCTCAACAAGTGCCTAAGAAGGATGGCGAGGAAAAAGAAAAGGTAGTTCCGAAGCTGGATGATGAGTTTGCAAAGGATATGGGCTGCGAGAATCTGGAAAAATTAAAAGATGCCGTGCGGCAGTCTCTGAAGCAGAGGCTGGAACAGGATAGCGCGGCTGATCTAGAGGTGCAGATCATAAATCAGCTTGTTGAGGCTGTGAATTTCGAGGTGCCTGAGTCGCTGGTAAATGGCGAGAAGGAGAGACTCGTAAAAGATGCAAATTCCAGGATCGCGTACATGCAGGCTATTCAAAATAAACAAAATCCTGATAAGAAATTTACTTTGTCTGACAAGGATAAAAAGGAATTAGAGGAGAATGCAGGCAAACAGGCGCTGCGACAGGTAAAGGCATTTTTTATATTGGATAAGATCGCGCAGGCAGAGAAGATACAGCTGAAGCAGGAAGACATAGATAAGCGGATCGAGGAAATGGCTGTTCAGTACAAGAAATCAAAGGAAGAGGTTCGGAGTCATTTAGAAAAGAATCACATGCTGGACGAGATGGCAGTGAATATGCGTAACGCGAAGGTTATGGAGTCCTTGCTCAAGGAAGCGAAGGTATCTTAG
- the clpP gene encoding ATP-dependent Clp endopeptidase proteolytic subunit ClpP, with product MSTLVPMVVEQSSRGERAYDIYSRLLKDRVIFIGDAINDVIANLVIAQLLFLQQEDADRDISVYINSPGGVVTAGLAIYDTMQFVKPDISTYCMGQATSMGAVLLAAGTKDKRIALPNSRVMIHQPWGGVQGQASDINIQAKQILNMRDRINDILAKHTGQKLDKIKKDTDRDYFMTAEEAQEYGIVDEVITSDKKRKKK from the coding sequence ATGTCAACATTAGTACCTATGGTAGTCGAGCAGTCGAGTCGAGGCGAGAGGGCGTATGATATCTATTCAAGGCTTTTAAAGGACAGGGTTATTTTTATAGGCGATGCGATAAATGATGTGATCGCGAATCTAGTGATAGCACAGTTACTTTTTCTCCAGCAGGAGGATGCTGACAGGGATATCAGCGTCTACATCAATAGCCCGGGCGGCGTCGTAACTGCAGGACTAGCTATCTATGACACGATGCAGTTCGTAAAGCCAGACATCTCCACGTATTGCATGGGCCAGGCAACCAGCATGGGCGCAGTGCTTCTCGCAGCAGGCACAAAAGATAAGCGCATAGCCTTGCCTAATTCTCGTGTGATGATACATCAGCCATGGGGCGGCGTGCAAGGCCAGGCATCAGACATAAACATACAGGCAAAGCAGATCCTTAATATGCGCGACAGGATCAACGATATACTCGCAAAGCACACAGGCCAGAAATTGGACAAGATCAAGAAAGATACAGATAGGGATTATTTCATGACTGCTGAAGAGGCACAGGAATACGGCATAGTCGACGAAGTAATCACCAGCGACAAGAAGCGCAAGAAAAAATAA